GAAGCTGAGGAGCGCCAGCCCGAGCGCCGTGATGACCAGTCCGGCGCGCACGATCGGCCGGACGCCGAAGCGGTCGAGCAGCCATCCTTGGAGAGGGCCAGTGATGCCGAACTCGATCTGCGACAGCGAGGAAGCACCGGCAAAGACGGTCCGGCTCCAGCCGAACTCTGCTGTCATCGGCACAACATAGGCGGTGTACGATTGGTACAGCACGCCGGCGAGCGTCGCTTGAATGCCGACGCCGCCCGCGACAACCCACCACCCGCGAAAGATCTTCGGCACTACAGCAGCGCCCGCAGCACGAACGCTGCGCCGAGGACGATGAGCGGGACCCCCGCAACTGCGCCGGCCACCGAGAGGGAGAGCATCACGCCGATGACGATCAGGACAATCCCCGTAAGGCCGAGCAGCAGGCGGCCGACAATCCCAAGGAGCGCCGTCAGGAGGCGCCACGCTACTCGAAACGGCACGGTCAGGCAGCCCATCCTCTCCTTCCGTATACAGCCTCTAAGGGGGATGGTAGGCGGGCCGTCGGGGCGTGTCAAACCGCGGCTAGGGGTCGGAACAGTCGCGCGTGAAGCCGCAGCGCGTGCACACCAGCTTGCAGTGGCGGTCGAGCATGGGCGCGTCGCACAGATCGCAGCGCACGACCGGCTTTGGCGGCGCCGGTCGAGTTGACGGTCGGGTCATGCTGCTATTGTACCGGAGAACAGGCAGCCAGGCGAGTCTTAGCGCTCCCGTTCCGCTGAGCCGGCCTCAGCGCGGGCGCGGATGAGTGCGCGGAGAGAGGCCGTATCGACCTTCCCGCCGCGGTTGCGGGGGAGCGAGTCGAGGAAGACAATCTGTTTTGGCCGCTTCGGGCCGCTAAGGCGGCCGCGGAGCGCGGTCAGGATCGCTTCGGCATCGGCGGGGGAGCCGGGCGCAGGGACGACTGCGGCAACGACCCGCTCGCCCCAGTCGGGGTCGGGCAGGCCGAGCACTGCGGCATCGGCGACGGCAGCGATCTCTCGGAGCGCCGCCTCAACCTCTGCCGGGTAGACGTTGACGCCGCCGCTGATGATCACCTCTTTGCTGCGCCCGACGAGAAAGAGAAACCCGTCTTCATCGAAGCGGCCGAGGTCGCCGGTCCGATACCAGCCCTCGCTGAATGCTTCGTCGGGCGGCAGGCCGGCGTAGCCGGCGATCATGCCCGGCGAGCGGTACCAGATTTCGCCGACTTCGCCGGGACGCGCTGCTCCGGCGAGCCGCACCTCAATGCCCCACATCGGGCGTCCGACTGAGCCGGGCTTCGCTGCATGCTCGCCGGGCCCAAGCGCGGCCACGCCGCCAGCTTCCACAGAGGCGTAGTAGTCGTAGAGATTGGGGGTGAGCTGGCGCAGCACGGCGTCACGGTCGGCAGCCGGCAGCGGCGCGCCGCTGCTGATCAAGGCACGCATCGTCGGCCAGGGGCCGCCCCCCGCCGCTACGATCCGATGCAGCATCGTCGGGACGACGCAGGCGGTCGTGATCCCCGCCTCGCGGACGAGCCGGTCGGCCGCCGCGGCGTCGAACTTGCCGGGAAGCCAGACAGTCGCGCCCAGGTAGAGGTGGGACAGGGTGAAGCTGCGGCCTCCGCCAGTGTGGAGCGGCATGAGGTTCAGGTAGCGGTCGTCGGCGCTGAAGCGAAACGTGATCACTTGGGCGAGGAAGCGGAATGCCATCGCGGCATGGGTGACGACCGCCCCTTTCGGCTTGCCGGTGGTGCCGGAAGAGAGCATCACGAAACAGGGGTCGTCGCTCGCGGGAGCGAGGTCAGCATCGCCGCCCCCGCTGAGGAGCGCGTCATAGGTGCCGTCCTCGAGCGTGACAAGTAGCCGGTCGGAGGGCCAGCCGCCCAAAGGGCGCTCGGCGACCAGTGCGGCCGGGGAGAACCGCTCGGCGACGTCGGCGATTTCGGCGGGCGTCGCGGCGGCATCGACCGGAAGGGCGGCTGCTCCGAGGCGCACGGCGGCAAGGATCGCTTCGAGATGTTCGCGCCGGTTGCCGAGCGCAATGGCGACGCGGTCGCCGCGCCGAATGCCGCGCCGC
This region of Dehalococcoidia bacterium genomic DNA includes:
- a CDS encoding AMP-binding protein is translated as MNLCNAVHAIARRDPHRPAIVEPTRTTTYRELAERISALAAGLARRGIRRGDRVAIALGNRREHLEAILAAVRLGAAALPVDAAATPAEIADVAERFSPAALVAERPLGGWPSDRLLVTLEDGTYDALLSGGGDADLAPASDDPCFVMLSSGTTGKPKGAVVTHAAMAFRFLAQVITFRFSADDRYLNLMPLHTGGGRSFTLSHLYLGATVWLPGKFDAAAADRLVREAGITTACVVPTMLHRIVAAGGGPWPTMRALISSGAPLPAADRDAVLRQLTPNLYDYYASVEAGGVAALGPGEHAAKPGSVGRPMWGIEVRLAGAARPGEVGEIWYRSPGMIAGYAGLPPDEAFSEGWYRTGDLGRFDEDGFLFLVGRSKEVIISGGVNVYPAEVEAALREIAAVADAAVLGLPDPDWGERVVAAVVPAPGSPADAEAILTALRGRLSGPKRPKQIVFLDSLPRNRGGKVDTASLRALIRARAEAGSAERER